The Scytonema hofmannii PCC 7110 genome includes a region encoding these proteins:
- a CDS encoding plasmid mobilization protein has protein sequence MTSQYYVSTIPTVGTLASNIVVVPQSYRSQYRYPFATTKNTPSSFYSLQVMSAKTNQSKRNIIFRLKLTEEEKEDLSALAETAGMGKNLSKFARYCIFRRHIASPVPTINRQTYWLLARISDDLNLISQAVKLAVSTGQAIAPDPRVEIEKAMPLLAEVRLLLLGQATETIIEDGEGEA, from the coding sequence TTGACTAGTCAGTACTATGTCAGCACTATCCCCACTGTTGGAACACTAGCGAGCAATATTGTAGTAGTTCCGCAGTCTTACCGAAGTCAGTACAGATATCCTTTTGCTACAACAAAAAATACTCCTTCCTCTTTTTACTCGCTTCAAGTTATGAGTGCCAAAACCAACCAATCAAAGCGCAACATAATTTTTCGGCTCAAACTTACTGAAGAAGAAAAAGAAGATCTTTCAGCTCTTGCAGAAACTGCGGGTATGGGCAAAAACCTCTCAAAATTTGCAAGATACTGCATTTTTCGCCGCCACATCGCTTCTCCTGTCCCAACAATCAACCGACAAACGTATTGGCTACTAGCACGCATTAGTGATGACCTCAATTTGATTTCACAAGCAGTAAAGCTTGCAGTTTCAACGGGACAAGCGATCGCACCTGACCCGCGTGTTGAGATTGAGAAAGCCATGCCACTGCTAGCTGAAGTAAGACTTCTGTTGTTAGGACAGGCAACCGAAACCATAATAGAGGATGGAGAAGGAGAAGCGTGA
- a CDS encoding ParM/StbA family protein, translating into MTQSLGKNTAKTTKTKTKVVITLDLGGSKTKTVLSIYPDGEPVVVVMEPEIADVSKESLTNLQADGVPENRCWVGIEGEYYALGLLGRTAFGGLSMLRDLKYTLAVPKICGILWVVKEKLKLDGSLEAYVAVLLPPGEVADSQALGLKLKEALKGFETPTGVMKVKLLNFAAHPEGNGVLIHRIFSLGEEEYSSKTLALVMIGFRNASAFVSVNGVITTGVSSEFGMSWMVNKFVSKCSGLSKDDPKVVQALVQAGVECNSASFTKLSRKRKSEEIADDAGAMSAAAKLSRDEYARAISRWIRSTIPANTHEIVLCGGTAEYVRAELNTYFEKEGIAVVWNGGVEVPSTVDTSGMGSRLADVWAQHEAFIELVDELTGYSRQAPFEVAPASVTPVSASTGATPTDYSTTTSGYVSLYKNIRVADPDRPSSSNTPYVEPKGVLKSHDKQ; encoded by the coding sequence ATGACACAATCACTTGGGAAAAATACAGCGAAAACAACAAAGACAAAGACAAAGGTAGTTATCACCCTAGACTTAGGAGGTAGCAAAACCAAGACAGTATTGAGTATCTATCCGGATGGAGAACCAGTAGTGGTAGTCATGGAACCGGAAATCGCAGATGTTTCTAAAGAATCTCTAACAAATTTACAAGCAGATGGTGTTCCTGAGAACAGATGTTGGGTAGGGATAGAAGGAGAGTATTACGCATTGGGGCTGTTGGGGCGAACTGCTTTTGGGGGTTTGTCGATGCTGAGGGATCTCAAGTACACCCTCGCTGTCCCGAAAATCTGCGGTATTTTATGGGTAGTGAAGGAAAAACTTAAGCTGGACGGCTCCTTAGAAGCATACGTGGCGGTATTGCTCCCACCGGGGGAGGTAGCTGATAGTCAGGCATTGGGATTGAAACTTAAAGAAGCCCTCAAGGGTTTTGAGACTCCGACTGGCGTAATGAAAGTGAAATTGTTAAACTTTGCAGCTCATCCTGAAGGGAACGGAGTACTTATTCATCGTATATTTTCACTAGGAGAAGAGGAGTACAGTTCTAAAACTCTTGCGTTGGTCATGATAGGCTTTCGCAACGCAAGTGCGTTTGTCTCGGTCAACGGTGTAATAACGACTGGGGTTTCGAGTGAATTTGGGATGTCCTGGATGGTTAACAAGTTTGTCAGCAAATGTTCTGGCTTATCCAAGGACGATCCCAAAGTAGTCCAAGCACTCGTACAAGCAGGTGTGGAATGCAACAGTGCGAGTTTTACGAAACTCTCTCGTAAGCGCAAATCCGAAGAAATTGCAGATGATGCTGGGGCAATGTCAGCAGCAGCAAAACTTTCTCGTGATGAATATGCTCGCGCCATATCAAGGTGGATTCGCTCGACAATACCTGCTAATACTCATGAAATTGTATTGTGTGGGGGGACTGCCGAGTATGTGCGTGCTGAGTTGAACACATATTTTGAGAAAGAAGGTATTGCTGTTGTATGGAATGGAGGTGTTGAGGTACCATCTACTGTCGATACTTCTGGAATGGGTAGTCGTCTCGCTGATGTTTGGGCGCAGCACGAAGCTTTTATCGAGCTGGTGGATGAGTTGACTGGGTACTCTCGACAAGCTCCTTTTGAAGTAGCTCCAGCTTCAGTAACTCCAGTGTCTGCATCCACAGGTGCGACACCGACTGATTATTCAACAACGACATCTGGTTATGTAAGTCTTTATAAGAATATTAGAGTAGCCGACCCAGACCGTCCTTCTTCTTCAAACACCCCATATGTTGAACCAAAGGGTGTTCTAAAATCGCACGATAAGCAGTAA
- a CDS encoding ParB/RepB/Spo0J family partition protein, whose translation MSKRGLGNNPFKADSTISIFSPTELAPVEREHSITVNISSIQLPTQQPRRYFDPEKLQQLTESIRTHGILEPLLVRPISDNSYELVAGERRYRAAKEIGLLEVPAVVREMTAVQAMELALIENLQREDLNPVEETEGIINLLANKLDIPSTEVSQLLHRLAKRGSNNVVGNEETLLIVESVFRIVGKMSWESFASHRLPLLNLPTPILEALRAGRIEYTKARALARIQDLDVLKELLNQAIAEKWSLSQIRAAIQEKTQSSQPKEISLKQQFAEVSKTLKSSTIWEDPEKRQQIQQLIDELQKLAKNITDK comes from the coding sequence ATGTCTAAACGAGGTCTCGGCAACAATCCTTTCAAAGCTGACTCGACCATCAGCATTTTTAGTCCGACTGAGTTGGCTCCAGTCGAGCGAGAACATTCCATAACCGTTAACATATCCAGCATTCAACTACCAACCCAACAACCCCGCCGCTACTTTGACCCGGAGAAATTGCAGCAACTAACCGAGTCAATCAGAACTCATGGGATACTGGAACCATTATTAGTTCGCCCAATATCAGACAATTCCTACGAGTTAGTCGCAGGAGAGCGCCGTTATCGGGCAGCCAAGGAAATCGGACTTCTTGAAGTTCCCGCAGTCGTTAGGGAAATGACGGCTGTACAGGCGATGGAACTGGCATTGATTGAGAATTTGCAAAGAGAAGACCTCAATCCAGTGGAAGAGACAGAAGGAATTATCAATTTGTTAGCAAATAAACTGGATATTCCTTCAACAGAAGTTTCTCAACTCCTACACCGCCTAGCCAAACGAGGTTCCAACAACGTTGTCGGAAATGAAGAAACACTGTTAATCGTTGAATCCGTCTTTCGCATAGTAGGGAAAATGAGTTGGGAATCCTTTGCTTCTCATCGCTTGCCTTTACTCAACCTACCTACCCCCATTCTAGAAGCACTTCGAGCCGGAAGAATTGAGTATACAAAGGCAAGAGCACTGGCACGCATTCAAGACTTAGATGTACTCAAGGAGCTTTTAAACCAAGCAATTGCAGAAAAATGGTCACTGAGTCAAATTCGTGCAGCAATTCAAGAGAAGACTCAATCGAGTCAACCAAAAGAAATCTCCCTGAAACAACAATTTGCTGAAGTCTCTAAAACATTGAAATCATCTACTATTTGGGAAGATCCTGAGAAACGCCAGCAAATACAGCAACTGATCGACGAGCTTCAAAAATTAGCAAAAAACATTACTGACAAGTAG
- a CDS encoding ParA family protein yields the protein MAYKIAIFNMKGGVGKSATATNLADGISRFKKKKVLLVDIDPQGTSGASLGIEIWKLETQLKDVLQSDSPTERKQLFKGAIAKVCSSQFDVLPSNIMLAVEELQISGLPGRENLLKRVLNEVDSEYDFTLIDCPPNIGVFSINALKASDGVIVPVDMSYVGLLGVQGVEYAFDLVKNFLDHQVNVLGVLATKFDGRQKISKDVLASLQEHFTERMFKTVIPTTVRISEAPSFGVSIFEHDPKGTGAKAYKDLMNEALKRI from the coding sequence ATGGCTTATAAGATAGCAATTTTTAATATGAAGGGGGGAGTGGGCAAATCTGCTACTGCAACTAATCTGGCGGATGGCATTTCCCGATTTAAGAAAAAGAAAGTTTTATTGGTCGATATCGATCCCCAAGGAACCTCTGGTGCTTCTCTTGGTATCGAAATTTGGAAACTAGAGACTCAACTCAAAGATGTTCTTCAGAGCGATTCGCCCACCGAGCGCAAGCAACTGTTCAAAGGGGCGATCGCAAAGGTATGCTCTTCCCAATTTGATGTCTTGCCATCCAATATTATGCTCGCAGTTGAGGAACTACAAATTTCTGGATTGCCGGGACGAGAGAACCTGCTGAAGCGAGTGTTGAATGAAGTGGATAGCGAGTACGACTTTACGCTAATCGATTGTCCGCCTAACATTGGCGTGTTCTCAATTAACGCGCTCAAAGCCAGTGATGGTGTGATTGTTCCTGTTGATATGAGCTACGTTGGGTTACTAGGCGTTCAAGGGGTAGAATATGCCTTTGACTTGGTGAAGAATTTTTTAGACCATCAAGTCAACGTTTTGGGCGTACTTGCCACTAAGTTTGACGGACGGCAGAAAATCAGTAAAGACGTGTTGGCTTCTTTGCAAGAGCATTTTACTGAACGCATGTTCAAAACAGTCATCCCTACAACTGTAAGGATTTCAGAAGCGCCTAGTTTTGGGGTGTCGATATTTGAACACGATCCAAAAGGTACGGGAGCAAAAGCATACAAAGACTTGATGAATGAAGCCCTAAAGCGCATTTAA
- a CDS encoding ParM/StbA family protein: MKNIHANQKIFCAGFDNGYGSVKLLVDGFDVVRIPSYISREDMEDVPGRVVFNGNAYTVGESAFRTGFYFERNTDSNVNKVNNALITLLGALAHLPHRKTWHLKLVVSLHDVALTDDLLEVLNGEYQPMLAGKPSDVRVEVLKVVPEGMGALFGRKLPKRLTVVDFGNGTTLYSRYFQGKREVHTPYAAGVEALIGEIAKKMKPLNGGKLGDLSKIRFCLEMGHTKYSRDIDIKDVYTTCLKEWYESYLKKPVNLALESKHQGDEIWAIGGGCLLPGFKKLLVQNGFEILDNPVEANSYGLLQMAKTIGASFSTSGSTDGV, translated from the coding sequence ATGAAGAACATTCACGCGAATCAAAAAATTTTTTGTGCCGGTTTTGACAACGGCTATGGCAGCGTCAAACTGTTGGTCGATGGTTTTGATGTAGTCAGAATTCCCAGTTACATCTCACGAGAAGATATGGAAGATGTACCCGGTAGAGTAGTTTTTAACGGCAATGCTTACACTGTTGGGGAGTCGGCTTTCCGCACCGGATTTTACTTCGAGCGGAACACCGATAGCAACGTTAACAAAGTAAACAACGCCCTCATAACCTTACTGGGTGCGTTGGCTCATCTACCACACCGTAAGACTTGGCACTTAAAGCTTGTTGTCAGTTTGCATGATGTTGCTTTGACTGATGACTTGTTAGAAGTGCTTAATGGTGAATATCAACCAATGCTCGCTGGTAAACCCTCTGATGTCAGGGTAGAGGTTCTCAAAGTCGTACCTGAAGGTATGGGTGCTCTATTTGGTAGAAAACTGCCCAAAAGATTAACCGTTGTAGATTTTGGGAATGGGACAACGCTTTATTCTCGTTACTTTCAGGGGAAAAGAGAAGTCCATACTCCCTACGCTGCAGGTGTGGAAGCTCTTATTGGTGAGATTGCCAAGAAGATGAAACCTCTCAACGGCGGGAAGCTTGGTGATTTATCAAAAATTCGCTTTTGTCTTGAAATGGGACATACTAAGTACAGCCGCGACATCGATATCAAAGACGTTTACACCACTTGTCTTAAAGAGTGGTACGAAAGCTATCTGAAAAAACCAGTCAATCTCGCCCTGGAGTCAAAACACCAAGGTGATGAAATTTGGGCGATTGGTGGCGGTTGCTTGCTGCCTGGATTTAAAAAACTGCTCGTGCAGAACGGGTTTGAAATTCTCGATAACCCAGTGGAGGCTAATTCTTATGGGCTATTGCAAATGGCTAAAACCATTGGAGCTTCTTTCTCAACGAGCGGATCTACTGATGGTGTGTAA
- the ssb gene encoding single-stranded DNA-binding protein yields the protein MSQYINQVTLIGRAGQDPDCRFFESGAVKASVSLAVRGQKKDETLWFDVEAWSNLADVIANYVRSGTTICVVGELVLDQWIDSRTNELRTKPVIRVQNLELLGSPRNQNQQATTTPTNGTPPVPSAEEITNANF from the coding sequence ATGTCCCAATATATCAATCAGGTTACCCTCATAGGTCGCGCCGGACAAGACCCTGACTGCCGATTCTTCGAGTCCGGTGCTGTTAAGGCTTCTGTATCCCTAGCCGTCAGGGGACAGAAGAAGGATGAAACTTTGTGGTTTGACGTTGAAGCTTGGTCAAACTTGGCTGACGTAATTGCCAACTATGTCAGAAGTGGCACAACAATTTGCGTAGTTGGGGAATTGGTTCTCGATCAATGGATTGACTCCCGAACCAACGAACTGAGAACCAAACCCGTTATTAGAGTTCAGAACCTCGAACTCTTGGGATCGCCCAGAAACCAGAACCAGCAAGCAACAACTACCCCCACTAACGGAACACCCCCAGTTCCGTCAGCAGAGGAAATAACAAACGCTAATTTCTAA
- a CDS encoding ArsR/SmtB family transcription factor produces the protein MVILAQTQAIDLKAKLLRGFSDPSRLAILDALRAGSLTVTEIVEITGLSKSNASNHLGCLRDCGLVTSSQQGRYVRYQLSDSRVATVLHLIDELLADVAKGVYECTRYSEKEKC, from the coding sequence ATGGTGATACTCGCTCAAACCCAAGCTATTGACCTAAAAGCCAAACTCTTACGTGGTTTTTCCGACCCTTCACGGCTTGCTATCCTCGATGCCTTACGGGCAGGTTCTTTAACTGTGACGGAAATTGTAGAAATTACTGGTCTGAGTAAATCGAATGCCTCCAATCATTTGGGATGTCTCCGCGACTGTGGGTTAGTGACCAGTTCTCAGCAAGGACGCTATGTTCGTTATCAGCTTAGTGACTCAAGAGTAGCGACTGTTCTACACCTGATAGATGAGCTATTGGCGGACGTGGCAAAAGGGGTTTACGAATGCACCCGTTATAGCGAAAAGGAGAAATGTTAA